Below is a window of Mucilaginibacter ginkgonis DNA.
AGCCCTGATGGCCGTACGTCTGATGAGCATCTGGCAGATCATACGTGGGCCGGTGCACGCAAAATGTTTAACGAAGAGGAATTTGCCCGAATGTCAAAGCAAATACAATTTGAGCTGGACTTCTTTAAGCGCCGCAAACTAGCTCCTTATTTTCTCCGAATTTTCGAGTACACACAAAAGGCAAAAGAACTAGGCATATTGCACCAGGGCCGCGGTTCAGCTGCAAATTGCAGTGTCTGTTATTGCTTAGGGATCACGCCCGTTAACCCAACCAAAACACGTTTGTTATTCGAAAGATTTATGTCTGACGCGCGCGATGAGTGGCCCGATGTGGATGTAGATTTTGAGCATGAACGCCGTGAAGAGATCATCCAATGGATATATGAAACCTATGGCCGCGAGCATGCCGGTATTGTAGCGACCGTAACCCAGGAAAGGCATAAAGGAGCTATCCGGGATGTGGGTAAGGCAATGGGGCTTTCAGAAGATACCATCAAACGCCTATCGGGTACGATATGGCATTTCACAGAAGAAGCTTTTGACAGGGAACGTATTATTGAGAATGGCCTTAACCCTGATGATCCGCACCTGAACAAGGTTTTAGAACTTACGTTGCAGCTGATGGGTTTCCCCCGGCAATTAGGGCAGCACACCGGAGGATTTGTGATTACGCAATGCAAATTGTCTGACCTTTGCCCAGTGATGAACGCGCGCATGGAAGACCGCACGCAACTGGAATGGAACAAAGACGATCTGGAAGCGCTTGGTATTTTAAAGGTAGACGTGCTGGCTTTGGGTATGCTTACCTGTATCCGTAAAGCTTTTGATCTAACACAGCAGCACTACGGCAGGCACCTTACTTTGGAAAACGTGCCACAGGATGAAACCGGGGTGTATGATATGATTTGCCGGGCAGATACATTGGGCACTTTCCAGATAGAAAGCCGTGCACAAATGTCTATGCTGCCCAGGCTAAAGCCACAAAAATTTTATGACCTGGTGATCGAAGTAGCCATTGTACGGCCGGGACCAATCCAGGGTGATATGGTGCACCCTTATTTAAAAAGGAGGGATAATCCTGATTTAGTAGAGTATCCATCAAAAGAATTAGAAGAAATTTTAAAACGCACCCTAGGCGTTCCTCTTTTTCAGGAACAAGCAATGGAAATATCTATAGTAGCCGCAAACTTCACCCCTGCCGAGGCCGATCAGCTACGTCGGAGCATGGCTACTTTTAAAGCTAAGGGTGAGGTAAGCGGTTTTAAGAAGAAACTGATAGATGGCATGGTGGCTAAAGGTTATGATGCGGAATTCGCCGCTCGCATCTTTAAACAACTGGAAGGTTTTGGCAGTTATGGTTTTCCTGAGAGCCATGCCTATAGTTTTGCCCACCTGGTTTACATATCCTGCTGGCTAAAATATAATTACCCGGATGTGTTTTGTGCTGCCTTGCTTAACAGCCAGCCGATGGGTTTTTACCAGCCGGCGCAGATCGTAACAGATGCCCGGAAACATAATGTAACGGTGAGGCCTGTAGATGTCAATTATTCATGCTGGGACAATGCCCTGGAAGAACAAGTGGGTGCATACCGGGCAGTACGACTGGGTTTCAGGCAGGTGGATGGTTTGCGAGAGGATGATATGGATGCCCTCCTTAGAGGAAGGATCAAACACTATAAAACCATTCCGCAGTTAATGGACGCGGGTGTGCCTTTAGCGGCGCTTGAAAAACTGGCCGATGCGGATGCCTTCAGGTCGATAGGTTTTGACAGGCGGCAAGCGCTGTGGGAAATATCAGCCTTAAAAGACCGCCCTATTGCATTGTTTAATGGACAGCCATCAGAAAGTGCAATTGAAACACAGATAGCACTGCCGTTAATGACCGCATCCGAACATGTGGTAGAAGATTATGCTACAACATCTCTATCATTAAAAGCACATCCTGTAAGTTTTGTGCGCGATCAACTGACCATGCTGCGCGCGGTCAAAACCGCCGAACTAGTGGATATACCTGATGGTGAAACAGTAAGGGTGGCAGGATTAGTTTTGGTTAGGCAAAGGCCGGGGACTGCCAAAGGTGTGTGTTTTATAACCGTTGAAGATGAAACCAGTTACGCTAACCTGGTAGTATGGGAAAGCCTGTTTGATAAGTACCGCAGAGAAATATTGCAAGCCAGGTTATTAATGGTAGAGGGTAAAGTGCAGCGTGAGGGTCAGGTGATACACGTTATTGCCGGCCGGTGTTTTAACCTCTCACCATTGCTTAAAGGCTTAACAGCAGCTAATACAGAAGAACTGCCGTTGCTAACTTTAGCCAGCGCTGATGAAACTACCAAGCCCACCCCTTACGACATCCGCCAGCAGCCGCATGTGCGCGATGGACATAGGGTAATACCCAATGCCAGAAATTTTAAATAAACTATTTAGCCGGCGCATATGCGCCGTTATTGAGCCATATTAACCAAAGCCTTTTAAATTCGGCATGGCTCAAAGGCGGCAACTTGCGGCCCTCTCCGGGATTCCATCCCGCAAGCACTAGTCCGTCATCAGCGTGCGCGATCAATGCCTTCATATCCTTGTGCCCGTTTTTGTTTGGATCTATAATCTGTTTAGCCAGCTGACGCGGTGTGCGGCCCTGGAAAACCATGCGCATATTTGCTGGTGGCAAATGCCAGTTTGGATTACCCGGAGGCGTATGTAAGCCCGGTGTATTGGTAGGTTGATGGCAGTTTGAGCATTTCAACGCATAAACGCCTTTTCCGTCAACGCCTCGCTTCACGTTCATAGTATGCAGGTGGCTGTCTTCTCCCTGTAAAGGCACGTCGCCATTTGGATGGCAGTTCATGCAGCGCGGACTCATCAGCACTTTATAAACTCCCATAAAAGCTTTTACAGATGCCACACTATCTTTTTTAATATTTGGTTTTGGCGCGGCAGGTCCATTAGTAAATGATAAGCCAACAACCCCGGCCAATAAAAATAGCAATATAACGATTACAGATAGTTTTTTATTAAGTGTGATTTTCTGAGTGATATTCATTGGTTGGGGGCTTAGGCAGTTATAAAGTTGTGGTTCATCAACGGCAGATCATAAATACGTTTACCGGTGGCAGCAAAAATGGCATTGCACAAGGCTGGTGCTAACGGCGGCACACATGGCTCGCCGGCGCCACCCATTTCTTCCTTACTGTCAACAATATGCACATCTATCTGCGGTGCTTCATTCATGCGGGCAATTTTATAATCATAAAAGTTATTCTGCTGCAGACGGCCATTTTCTATAGATAGCTCTCCGTACAGTGCCATGGTCAGGCCGAAAATTATCCCGCTTTCCATTTGCGCGCGTACACCGTCAGGGTTGACAGCCAAACCAAGGTCAATGGCACAAGTTACCTTATGAACCTTTAGCTTTCCGCCTTCCAGGCTGATCTCTGCAACCTCTGCCACATAACTTTTGAAAGCTTCATGAACGGCAATGCCATGGTAATGACCTGCAGGCAATTTCTTGCCCCAGCCTGCCTTTTCCGCGGCCAGATTAAGTGCAGCCAGATGCCGCGGACTATCTTTCAATAATTTTCTACGGTATTCAAGCGGATCTTTCCCGGCGTTAGTAGCCAACTCGTCAATAATGGTTTCCATCACAAAACCTGTGTGCGTGTTACCTACCGACCTATACCATAAAACCGGAACCACTTCTTTAGTGGTATGCAGCCCTACATAATGGGCCGGCACGGCTTTTAAATAAGGCGAATCTTTAACGCCCTCTACAGAGCTGTCATCTATACCGTCCTTGATGCCGGCAGCCATAGGTGTACCTGCCATTATAGACTGTCCGGCAATGTTATGCTGCCAGGCTACAGGCATCCCATCCGCATCTGTACCGATCCTTAGTTTATGCACATAAGCCGGGCGATAATAGCCACCCTTCATGTCATCCTCACGGCTCCATATCATCTTTACGGTCTGATGGCTGGCTTTGGCTATTTGCACCGCTTCTGAAACAAAATCTGAAGCCATGGTTGCCCTGCGGCCAAAACCACCGCCGAGAAATGGCACGTTAAGCGTTACATTTTCAGATTTCATGCCCAATATTCTAGCGGCATTGTCGCGGTCCACACCGGGCAGTTGTGTACCACTCCATATCTCGCAGCTATCGCCTGTAATTTTAACTGTGCAATTAAGCGGCTCCATCGGCGCGTGGGCCAAATATGGAAACACATATTCCGCTTCAATGATTTTAGCAGCGCCTGCAAATCCTGCTGTTAGATCTCCTTGCTTTTGAGCAGGTAAGCCATTAGTTGAAGCCAGCTTTTTATAAGCCGCCATTTGAGAAGCAGTGTTTAGATTCGCCCCCTCGCCTTCGTTCCAAATAATGTTCAGTAGTTTTTTACCCTCATTGGCCGACCAATAGTTATCCGCTAAAACGGCTACACCAGTAGGTATTTGCACAACCTGCTTTACCCCTTTAACCGCTTTGGCCCTTGTGGCATTAAAGGATAAAACCTTCCCGCCGAAAACCGGCGAATGTGCTACAACAGCAATGAGCATACCGGGCAATTGCATGTCCATACCAAACCGGGCGCTACCGTTTGTTTTAGCCGGCGCGTCCAAACGCCGTTTACCTTTGCCTACATATTTCCAATCTGTAGCAGCCCGTAGCGGAATTTCTTTAGGTTCCGGTAACAGCGCTGCTTCTGTAGCCAGTTCGCCATAGCTTAATTTCGTGTCGCCTAAAATGGCAAGACCATTCGCGGTTTTTACTTTATCAGGTGTAACACGCCAGCGGTTGGCAGCGGCCTGTGTTAGCAATATCCTTGCAGCCGCGCCTGCTTTGCGGTAACGGTCAAACTCGGACCATGTGGTGCTGCTGCCGCCGGTAATTTGTATACCGTAGGTAGTGTGGTTCCAGGGCTTACCGGCCGGGGCGTGTTCTACAGTAATATTTTTCCAATCGGCATCCAGTTCCTCAGCAATGAGCATGGGCAAGGTGGTCCATATACCCTGACCCATTTCTGTATGGCTTAGGATAATGGTTATCTTGTTGTCGGGTTGGATATTCAAAAAGGCATTAGGCGTAAAGCCGCCCTCTATCCCGGGAATGATAGACTTACCTAACCTGCCGCCAACCTGGGGTATGGTAAATGAAATTAATAATCCGCCGCTGAGCAGGGCACCCGCTTTAAGAAAATTTCTCCTGCTTATTTCCTGCTCAACCATTTACCGCTACTCCTTTCTGCATGGCGGCGGCATCATGTATAGCCTTACGAATGCGCACATAAGTACCGCAGCGGCAAATGTTTCCGCTCATGGCATCGTCAATATCCTGATCTGTCGGATTAGGGTTTTCGCGAAGCAATACAGCCGCAGACATCAATTGCCCCGACTGACAATAACCACACTGCGGCACGTCATTAGCCTGCCAGGCCAGTTGCAGCGGATGATCGTTATTTGCAGACAAGCCCTCTATGGTTACTACCTGTTGACCTTCAGCGCGTTTTAAACGTGTGACACACGAACGTACTGCCTCGCCGTTTAAATGAACGGTGCAGGCACCGCATTGAGCAACACCACAGCCAAACTTGGTGCCGGTAAGGCCAATAATATCGCGAAGCACCCATAACAGCGGCATTTCGGGATCGGCATCAACGTGGTATGTTTTAGAATTTACAGTTAAAGTTGTCATAGGCTGGCTTGTCAATTACTTGTGTACGAATTGAATGTAGATGTAA
It encodes the following:
- a CDS encoding error-prone DNA polymerase — its product is MIEYAELQVTSNFTFMKGASHPEEMVRRAFELGYSKIAITDVNSVAGVVRAHQEAKELSDKEEFEYRKIEFIPACRLQLLDGPDLLAYPLDITAWGRLCALLSKGNLRTEKGKCELYKQDVYEHAEGIKFIVIPPPVLNADFDFEAGFKTQLKEYQQILGNQLYIAATRSYNGDDAKRFYRLAQLGVPMVATNDVYYHDPARRELQDIQTCVREKCTISNAGFLLHANAERYLKSTDEIERLFQNYPEALANVMEIANACDFSLDTLKYLEPEWKSPDGRTSDEHLADHTWAGARKMFNEEEFARMSKQIQFELDFFKRRKLAPYFLRIFEYTQKAKELGILHQGRGSAANCSVCYCLGITPVNPTKTRLLFERFMSDARDEWPDVDVDFEHERREEIIQWIYETYGREHAGIVATVTQERHKGAIRDVGKAMGLSEDTIKRLSGTIWHFTEEAFDRERIIENGLNPDDPHLNKVLELTLQLMGFPRQLGQHTGGFVITQCKLSDLCPVMNARMEDRTQLEWNKDDLEALGILKVDVLALGMLTCIRKAFDLTQQHYGRHLTLENVPQDETGVYDMICRADTLGTFQIESRAQMSMLPRLKPQKFYDLVIEVAIVRPGPIQGDMVHPYLKRRDNPDLVEYPSKELEEILKRTLGVPLFQEQAMEISIVAANFTPAEADQLRRSMATFKAKGEVSGFKKKLIDGMVAKGYDAEFAARIFKQLEGFGSYGFPESHAYSFAHLVYISCWLKYNYPDVFCAALLNSQPMGFYQPAQIVTDARKHNVTVRPVDVNYSCWDNALEEQVGAYRAVRLGFRQVDGLREDDMDALLRGRIKHYKTIPQLMDAGVPLAALEKLADADAFRSIGFDRRQALWEISALKDRPIALFNGQPSESAIETQIALPLMTASEHVVEDYATTSLSLKAHPVSFVRDQLTMLRAVKTAELVDIPDGETVRVAGLVLVRQRPGTAKGVCFITVEDETSYANLVVWESLFDKYRREILQARLLMVEGKVQREGQVIHVIAGRCFNLSPLLKGLTAANTEELPLLTLASADETTKPTPYDIRQQPHVRDGHRVIPNARNFK
- a CDS encoding xanthine dehydrogenase family protein molybdopterin-binding subunit codes for the protein MVEQEISRRNFLKAGALLSGGLLISFTIPQVGGRLGKSIIPGIEGGFTPNAFLNIQPDNKITIILSHTEMGQGIWTTLPMLIAEELDADWKNITVEHAPAGKPWNHTTYGIQITGGSSTTWSEFDRYRKAGAAARILLTQAAANRWRVTPDKVKTANGLAILGDTKLSYGELATEAALLPEPKEIPLRAATDWKYVGKGKRRLDAPAKTNGSARFGMDMQLPGMLIAVVAHSPVFGGKVLSFNATRAKAVKGVKQVVQIPTGVAVLADNYWSANEGKKLLNIIWNEGEGANLNTASQMAAYKKLASTNGLPAQKQGDLTAGFAGAAKIIEAEYVFPYLAHAPMEPLNCTVKITGDSCEIWSGTQLPGVDRDNAARILGMKSENVTLNVPFLGGGFGRRATMASDFVSEAVQIAKASHQTVKMIWSREDDMKGGYYRPAYVHKLRIGTDADGMPVAWQHNIAGQSIMAGTPMAAGIKDGIDDSSVEGVKDSPYLKAVPAHYVGLHTTKEVVPVLWYRSVGNTHTGFVMETIIDELATNAGKDPLEYRRKLLKDSPRHLAALNLAAEKAGWGKKLPAGHYHGIAVHEAFKSYVAEVAEISLEGGKLKVHKVTCAIDLGLAVNPDGVRAQMESGIIFGLTMALYGELSIENGRLQQNNFYDYKIARMNEAPQIDVHIVDSKEEMGGAGEPCVPPLAPALCNAIFAATGKRIYDLPLMNHNFITA
- a CDS encoding (2Fe-2S)-binding protein; translation: MTTLTVNSKTYHVDADPEMPLLWVLRDIIGLTGTKFGCGVAQCGACTVHLNGEAVRSCVTRLKRAEGQQVVTIEGLSANNDHPLQLAWQANDVPQCGYCQSGQLMSAAVLLRENPNPTDQDIDDAMSGNICRCGTYVRIRKAIHDAAAMQKGVAVNG